A single region of the Brassica rapa cultivar Chiifu-401-42 chromosome A03, CAAS_Brap_v3.01, whole genome shotgun sequence genome encodes:
- the LOC103861999 gene encoding uncharacterized protein Cbei_0202 — translation MSLSQTLFTPSFISSISNELRIPHPRPVLSYPRTQTNRILCAAKRTGKRRYPSERKKLRTEQKEAAAKVKNKLEGVWRLSKLGVPVGDDPGKDSLGISEGLLQAIAKVIEFPVASMLPEEAFTVVRKSFDARKILKEAKFVYTVDLDVKTLLELEPRAHDFIFRLEPKLGLVEHISPEKTVSGDLISVVNECRRVNSDAAAGEHEPVVINGNGGGGRSKPRVAVVGGGPSGLFAALVLAEFGADVTLIERGQAVEERGRDIGALVVRKILDMESNFCFGEGGAGTWSDGKLVTRIGKNSATVLAVLKTLVRFGAPDNILVNGKPHLGTDKLIPLLRNFRHYLQSAGVNIKFGTRVDDLLVEDSRVVGVRVSDSADKLQSSSQDLKFDAVVLAVGHSARDTYEMLLSRNVELTPKDFAVGLRVEHPQELINSIQYSDLASEVRKGRGKVPVADYKVVQYVNDKDEDVSQSSSKRSCYSFCMCPGGQVVLTSTNPNELCINGMSFSRRSSKWANAALVVTVSAKDFDLLNLTGPLAGIEFQREFERRAAIMGGGDFTVPVQRVTDFLQSKLSETPLPSSSYRLGVKSANLHELFPAHITDSLRQSLSMFEKELPGFISEEALLHGVETRTSSPVRIPRSNETYESTSLKGLYPVGEGAGYAGGIVSAAVDGMFSGFAVAKHFNLFDGAIESIIGKAQGAGLVKY, via the exons ATGTCTCTCTCCCAAACTCTCTTCACTCCTTCATTCATCTCATCTATCAGCAATGAGCTGCGAATTCCTCATCCAAGACCAGTACTCTCATATCCACGTACCCAAACAAACCGTATCCTCTGCGCCGCGAAGCGAACCGGGAAGCGGAGATACCCTTCCGAGAGGAAGAAGCTGAGAACAGAGCAGAAGGAAGCTGCGGCAAAGGTTAAGAACAAGCTCGAAGGAGTCTGGCGTCTCTCTAAGCTCGGAGTCCCCGTCGGTGACGACCCTGGTAAAGATTCTCTCGGAATCTCTGAAGGGCTGCTTCAAGCCATCGCTAAAGTTATCGAGTTTCCG GTTGCTTCAATGTTGCCAGAAGAAGCGTTTACTGTGGTGAGAAAGTCTTTTGACGCTAGGAAG attcTGAAAGAAGCTAAGTTTGTGTATACTGTGGACTTGGATGTGAAGACGCTTCTTGAGTTAGAGCCTCGTGCTCATGATTTTATATTCCGGTTAGAGCCCAAGCTTGGGCTTGTTGAACATATCTCTCCCGAGAAGACCGTTTCTGGTGACTTGATCAGTGTAGTTAACGAGTGTAGAAGAGTCAATAGTGATGCAGCAGCTGGAGAGCATGAACCTGTGGTTATCAACGGcaatggaggaggaggaagaagcaaACCGAGAGTCGCAGTTGTGGGTGGTGGTCCGTCTGGTTTGTTTGCAGCTCTTGTTCTTGCAGAGTTTGGTGCAGATGTGACATTGATTGAGAGAGGACAAGCAGTGGAAGAAAGGGGACGTGATATAGGCGCTTTGGTAGTTCGTAAGATCTTGGATATGGAGAGTAACTTCTGCTTTGGcgag GGTGGTGCAGGTACTTGGAGTGATGGAAAGCTTGTTACTCGAATAGGGAAGAACAGTGCTACTGTTTTAGCG GTGTTGAAGACGTTGGTTCGTTTTGGTGCTCCTGATAATATACTGGTCAATGGAAAGCCTCATCTAGGAACAGACAAGTTAATTCCGTTGCTTCGTAATTTCAGACATTATCTTCAAAGCGCAGGA GTGAATATCAAGTTTGGGACTCGTGTAGACGATCTCTTGGTGGAGGATTCTCGTGTTGTTGGAGTCAGAGTTTCGGATTCAGCAGACAAATTGCAGAGTAGCTCCCAGGATTTAAAATTCGATGCAGTTGTTCTTGCAGTTGGTCACTCAGCACGTGACACATATGAGATGCTTCTTTCTCGTAATGTGGAGCTGACTCCAAAAGATTTTGCA GTTGGTTTGCGCGTTGAGCATCCTCAGGAGCTAATCAATAGTATACAG TACTCAGATTTAGCAAGTGAAGTTCGTAAAGGACGAGGCAAAGTACCAGTGGCGGACTATAAGGTTGTTCAATACGTGAATGATAAAGACGAGGATGTCTCTCAGTCTTCGTCAAAACGTAGTTGCTACTCCTTCTGCATGTGTCCTGGTGGTCAG GTTGTTCTCACCAGCACAAACCCAAACGAACTCTGCATCAATGGCATGTCATTCTCTCGCCGTTCATCCAAGTGGGCCAATGCTGCACTAGTCGTCACAGTCTCAGCAAAAGACTTTGATCTTCTCAATCTTACTGGACCCTTAGCTGGGATTGAGTTTCAG AGAGAGTTTGAAAGAAGAGCGGCTATAATGGGTGGTGGCGACTTTACAGTTCCTGTACAAAGGGTTACTGATTTTCTACAAAGCAAGTTATCTG AAACACCTTTGCCTTCATCAAGCTATAGATTAGGAGTGAAGTCTGCAAACCTGCATGAACTGTTTCCTGCTCATATCACAGATTCTCTGCGACAGTCTCTCTCTATGTTTGAAAAAGAG TTACCGGGGTTCATCTCAGAGGAAGCACTTCTCCACGGCGTAGag ACAAGAACTAGCTCTCCTGTTCGGATACCTCGAAGCAATGAGACGTACGAGAGCACGAGCTTGAAAGGCTTATACCCAGTTGGTGAAGGAGCTGGATATGCTGGTGGGATTGTAAGTGCTGCAGTGGatggtatgttttcaggttttgCAGTTGCAAAACACTTTAATCTATTTGATGGAGCCATAGAGTCAATTATTGGAAAAGCTCAAGGTGCTGGACTTGTGAAGTACTAA
- the LOC103862000 gene encoding uncharacterized protein LOC103862000 yields MPVPDPQAGRAFICLITLFLFLSIAVGGGCLIAYTILPYPPIWLSYLGIFFVCLPWFFWILTFVYRIISRTFGFRMVIGSGGNDNTANRETMPSDLDPPEKSLEPLDNDDPEDIAHPQGQVLVSMEGNQSKKRMSTSSVGSHESEMPLAISMAS; encoded by the coding sequence ATGCCTGTGCCAGATCCACAGGCGGGGAGGGCATTCATCTGTCTCATTaccttgtttcttttcttgtcCATAGCTGTCGGAGGCGGTTGTCTGATTGCATACACAATCCTACCTTACCCTCCAATATGGCTCTCTTACCTTGGCATTTTCTTTGTTTGTCTCCCTTGGTTCTTTTGGATTCTAACCTTTGTATACCGCATCATTTCACGCACTTTTGGATTTAGGATGGTCATTGGATCCGGTGGTAATGATAACACCGCGAACAGAGAGACCATGCCATCTGATCTTGACCCTCCCGAAAAATCATTAGAGCCTCTTGATAATGATGATCCAGAGGATATAGCTCATCCACAAGGCCAAGTTCTAGTGTCCATGGAAGGGAACCAATCAAAGAAACGAATGTCAACCTCAAGTGTTGGTTCACATGAAAGTGAGATGCCATTAGCCATTTCTATGGCCTCATga
- the LOC103862001 gene encoding uncharacterized protein LOC103862001, which produces MVEMRRSESELSAKRRAEFPVKLEIVEDDLEEEHGPLNKRSRLWSSGTSSSPMAPAKYNPLDEPSPLGLSLRKSPSLLDLIQMRLTQSGDSKAETLQTTGVKKESKCIAAASAGAALAPGSIEKLKASNFPASVLKIGKWEYKSRYEGDLVAKCYFAKHKLVWEVLEQGLKSKIEIQWSDIVGLKANCPEDGPGTLTLVLSRQPLFFRETNPQPRKHTLWQATSDFTDGQASLYRKHFLQCAQGIMNKHFEKLVQCDHRLFHLSREPEIIMDFPYFDARQSIFEDPSESKGYPYGNSNLGSGPSIASPVGAQSSSEHMYLSHEAPSPSSVIDARANEGGIGGAEAVNSRNTTDCGQIGLHKAISLSDFLAVLGDSKNTMDSNQVEEEAGLNQSMSVSDLVAFLSDSRNITDSSQIKVPGLQQSISVSDFVGLLSDSAGGNHPEHLEKFEILKQQLLSDNIQFDTPDEKSLMPRVNSLFNLLYKDPSVAANSQLNTEVSGGFKSELHDLNGTVSANNNNRVLDPASSSKPQGMLRKDSFSDLLLHLPRITSLPKFLSNISEEDGDAYNR; this is translated from the exons ATGGTGGAAATGAGGAGATCGGAGTCTGAATTGTCGGCGAAGCGCCGAGCTGAGTTTCCGGTGAAATTGGAGATCGTGGAGGATGATTTGGAAGAAGAGCACGGTCCTCTCAACAAGCGATCTAGG TTATGGAGCTCTGGGACTAGCTCGTCGCCAATGGCACCGGCCAAGTACAACCCTCTTGATGAGCCGAGTCCTCTTGGACTAAGCCTTAGGAAGAGTCCGTCTTTGTTGGATTTGATTCAGATGAGGCTAACGCAGAGTGGTGACTCAAAAGCTGAGACGCTGCAAACGACGGGTGTTAAGAAAGAGAGTAAATGTATCGCTGCTGCATCAGCTGGAGCGGCGTTAGCTCCAGGGAGTATTGAGAAGCTGAAAGCTTCCAACTTTCCTGCTTCAGTTTTAAAGATTGGCAAGTGGGAG TACAAATCAAGGTATGAAGGTGATTTGGTGGCGAAGTGTTACTTTGCAAAACATAAACTTGTTTGGGAAGTGCTGGAACAAGGTCTTAAGAGTAAAATCGAGATCCAGTGGTCGGATATTGTGGGTTTAAAGGCAAACTGTCCTGAAGATGGACCTGGAACGTTGACTCTCGTG ctttCTAGGCAGCCTTTATTTTTTCGGGAAACAAACCCACAGCCTAGAAAACATACTTTGTGGCAGGCAACATCAGACTTCACCGATGGCCAAGCCAGCTTGTACAG GAAGCATTTTCTGCAATGTGCTCAAGGGATAATGAACAAACATTTCGAAAAGCTTGTGCAATGTGATCATCGTCTTTTCCATCTAAGCCGTGAGCCAGAGATAATCATGGACTTTCCCTACTTTGATGCTCGGCAATCTATCTTTGAGGATCCAAGTGAATCAAAGGGATATCCTTATGGGAATTCGAATCTTGGCTCGGGTCCTTCAATAGCATCTCCCGTTGGGGCTCAGTCATCATCTGAACATATGTATCTGTCTCACGAAGCACCATCTCCCAGCTCAG TGATAGATGCTCGCGCAAATGAAGGAGGAATTGGAGGTGCTGAAGCAGTCAACTCAAGAAACACAACGGATTGTGGTCAGATTGGACTACACAAAGCTATATCACTGAGTGATTTCCTTGCAGTTCTCGGTGATTCAAAGAACACTATGGATTCGAATCAGGTTGAAGAAGAAGCTGGGCTGAATCAATCTATGTCAGTGAGTGATTTGGTTGCATTCTTATCTGATTCAAGAAACATAACTGATTCGAGTCAGATAAAAGTACCTGGATTACAACAATCCATCTCAGTGAGCGATTTTGTTGGACTTCTCTCTGATTCTGCTGGTGGAAACCATCCGGAACATCTGGAGAAATTCGAGATCTTGAAACAGCAATTGCTAAGTGATAATATCCAGTTCGATACACCAGACGAGAAGTCTCTCATGCCAAGGGTTAATTCTTTGTTCAACCTCTTGTACAAGGATCCCAGCGTCGCTGCAAACTCACAGCTCAATACTGAAGTGTCAGGTGGATTTAAGTCTGAACTCCATGATCTGAATGGGACAGTGTctgccaacaacaacaacagagtTCTTGATCCTGCTTCCAGCAGCAAACCACAGGGTATGTTGAGAAAAGACTCGTTCAGCGATTTGCTCTTACACCTCCCCCGAATCACATCCTTGCCAAAGTTCTTGTCCAACATTTCAGAAGAAGATGGTGATGCATATAATAGATAA
- the LOC103862002 gene encoding autophagy-related protein 11: MSASFTDDEGKLTLCVAENGHSFAFECSETTSVESVMRFVESVSGISFSDQLLLSLDMRLEPQKLLSSFGLPAGDREVFVFNKAMLQSNSHPPSPEDVDLEEVVDALPPAASLHEHHPLDDASDPALKALPSYERQFRYHFLRGRAIYNCTVLKHENCERFAREQKVQQRAVEVATANLEQYYRVIYQNYLEFMKRYKHQHRLHSDLLMNFGRDVEKLRSVKVHPYLQTDSRKCLLDFVKEDKLSQAVESCGSSHRQFENKIAQFQQMFVEVKRKVEELFACRASLSMENLEVTVKEHQHFINEQNSIMQSLSKDVNTVKKLVDDCMSSQFSSSLRPHDAVSALGPMYEVHDRSHLPQMQACYDSISELLEFCKNKKNEMNNFVHTYMQKITFVTYIIKDAKLQFPVFREAMVRQDDLFADLKLVRGVGPAYRACLAEAVRRKASMKLYMGMAGQLAEKLAMKREAEVRRREEFLKTHGPFVPRDVLASMGLYDTPTQCDVNVSPYDTSLINIEMADVDRYAPEYLVGLQSKIASSSSSAEAEEIGVDTNKDSFDDILEASELVEIAGTSKMEVENAKLKAELASAISRICSLGPRVEYEEIDESEIENLLKNAAQKTEEALQAKDEYGKHLLSMLKEKQRHCDSYEKRIRELEQRLSDECSQGQRRVNNKDVSGGLNLLHEKASGGLEGSKGHVSGSEPMDEVSCVSNHSIKQPCKAREGMDESMVDSSSLVLSHPLDSSMLESQQNNEKGGKDNLVGGMGVFLSNSSTAESPTKSLDTKHSDDIILELRNELMEKSSKLNETESKLNGAVEEVASLSRELEMNQKLLEESQMNCAHLENCLHEAREEAQTHLCAADRRASEYTALRASSVKMRGLFERFRSSVCAGGGVAGFAESLRTLAQALDNSINDNEDDGTVEFRKCIRVLSDKVSFISKHREELLEKCRNLDATIEQTRKELVEKKELVKTLYTKHQLGKQANKEKISFGRLEVHEIAAFVLNQAGHYEAINRNCPNYYLSSESEALFTERLPNRPTYIVGQIVHIERQAVKQPNLASSSMSTSSSGTTTTTTTNPYGLSSGCEYFIVTIAMLPDTSIHQQAS, translated from the exons ATGAGTGCAAGCTTCACTGATGATGAAGGCAAGCTTACTCTCTGCGTGGCTGAGAACGGCCACTCATTTGCATTTGAATGCAGCGAGACAACTTCAGTTGAATCCGTGATGCGTTTCGTTGAGTCTGTCTCCGGCATTAGCTTCTCCGACCAGCTCCTCCTCTCGCTGGACATGAGACTCGAGCCACAGAAGCTGCTTTCTTCCTTCGGGCTTCCCGCAGGTGATAGAGAAGTCTTTGTTTTCAACAAAGCTATGCTGCAAAGCAACTCTCATCCGCCATCACCGGAAGATGTGGATTTAGAGGAGGTAGTTGATGCTTTACCACCTGCGGCTTCTTTACATGAACATCACCCCTTGGACGATGCGTCAGATCCAGCTTTAAAGGCCTTACCTTCGTACGAGAGGCAGTTCAGATACCATTTCCTTAGAGGCCGCGCTATCTACAACTGCACGGTCCTGAAGCATGAGAACTGCGAGAGGTTTGCAAGAGAGCAGAAGGTGCAGCAGCGTGCTGTGGAAGTTGCAACCGCGAACCTGGAGCAGTACTACAGGGTGATCTACCAGAACTACCTCGAGTTTATGAAGCGTTACAAGCATCAGCACCGTCTCCACTCCGATCTGCTGATGAATTTCGGAAGGGATGTTGAGAAGCTGAGGTCGGTTAAGGTTCACCCTTACCTGCAAACCGATTCGAGGAAATGCTTGCTGGATTTTGTCAAGGAAGATAAGTTATCACAGGCTGTGGAGAGTTGTGGGAGCTCTCACAGGCAGTTTGAGAATAAGATTGCGCAGTTCCAGCAGATGTTTGTGGAGGTCAAGCGCAAGGTGGAGGAGTTGTTTGCTTGCAGGGCTTCCTTATCGATGGAGAACTTGGAAGTGACTGTTAAGGAGCACCAACACTTCATTAATGAGCAAAATAGCATAATGCAATCTCTCAG CAAAGATGTCAATACGGTTAAGAAGCTTGTGGATGATTGTATGTCAAGCCAATTTTCCTCATCCCTCCGACCTCATGACGCTGTTTCAGCCCTGGGTCCTATGTACGAAGTGCATGACAGGAGCCACCTTCCCCAGATGCAGGCTTGCTATGACTCCATCTCAGAACTCCTGGAATTTTGCAAAAACAAGAAGAATGAGATGAACAACTTTGTACATACTTACATGCAAAAGATAACATTCGTCACATACATCATCAAAGACGCTAAGTTACAGTTTCCCGTCTTTAGAGAGGCGATGGTGCGTCAGGACGACTTATTCGCGGACCTGAAGTTAGTCCGCGGTGTTGGCCCCGCTTACAGGGCCTGCCTCGCGGAGGCGGTGAGAAGAAAAGCCTCTATGAAGCTTTACATGGGCATGGCTGGGCAGTTGGCGGAGAAGCTTGCTATGAAGAGGGAGGCAGAGGTCAGGAGGCGTGAGGAGTTTCTTAAAACGCATGGTCCCTTTGTACCTCGTGATGTGTTGGCCTCAATGGGTTTATATGATACTCCCACTCAGTGTGATGTCAATGTCTCTCCTTATGATACTAGTTTGATCAATATTGAAATGGCAGACGTTGATAGATATGCTCCTGAGTATCTTGTTGGGTTACAGTCAAAGATTGCATCCTCAAGTAGTTCTGCTGAGGCTGAGGAGATAGGTGTAGACACTAACAAAGATAGTTTTGATGATATCTTAGAGGCGTCAGAGTTAGTGGAGATAGCTGGAACCAGCAAGATGGAAGTTGAGAACGCAAAACTAAAAGCTGAACTTGCTTCTGCTATCTCTCGGATTTGTTCATTAGGTCCCCGAGTTGAATACGAGGAGATAGATGAAAGTGAAatagaaaatttattgaaaaacGCAGCGCAGAAAACAGAAGAGGCTCTCCAGGCGAAAGATGAGTATGGGAAACATCTCCTATCTATGCTCAAGGAGAAACAAAGACATTGTGATTCGTATGAGAAGCGCATCCGCGAACTGGAACAGCGTCTCAGCGATGAGTGTTCACAGGGACAGAGACGTGTTAATAACAAGGATGTGTCTGGTGGCTTAAACCTTCTGCACGAAAAAGCTTCAGGTGGTTTGGAAGGCAGCAAAGGTCATGTGTCCGGTTCTGAGCCCATGGATGAGGTCTCATGTGTTTCAAACCATTCTATCAAGCAGCCGTGTAAAGCTAGGGAAGGTATGGATGAGAGTATGGTGGATTCCTCCTCTCTGGTGCTAAGCCATCCTCTTGATTCATCGATGCTGGAAAGCCAGCAAAACAATGAGAAGGGTGGAAAGGATAATTTGGTGGGGGGAATGGGTGTGTTTCTAAGTAACAGTTCAACAGCCGAGAGCCCAACTAAATCTTTAGATACCAAACACAGTGATGATATTATTTTGGAGCTTAGAAATGAGCTGATGGAGAAGTCCAGTAAACTGAATGAGACTGAGTCCAAGCTAAATGGTGCTGTGGAAGAGGTAGCCAGTCTGAGCAGAGAGTTGGAAATGAATCAGAAACTTCTTGAAGAATCCCAG ATGAATTGTGCGCATTTGGAGAACTGCTTACATGAAGCAAGAGAAGAAGCTCAGACACATCTTTGTGCTGCTGATCGTAGAGCGTCTGAGTATACTGCGCTTCGTGCCTCATCTGTGAAGATGCGAGGTCTCTTTGAAAGATTCCGGAGCTCTGTCTGTGCTGGTGGTGGGGTTGCTGGCTTTGCCGAGTCTTTGCGTACTTTGGCTCAAGCTTTAGACAA CTCTATTAATGACAATGAAGATGATGGTACTGTTGAGTTCCGGAAATGCATCCGAGTCCTCTCAGACAAAGTTAGCTTCATTTCCAAACACCGGGAGGAGTTACTTGAAAAGTGCCGAAATCTTGATGCTACAATTGAACAGACAAGAAAGGAGTTGGTGGAGAAGAAAGAGCTGGTGAAAACATTGTACACTAAGCACCAACTTGGGAAGCAG GCAAATAAAGAAAAGATATCATTCGGTCGTCTTGAAGTCCATGAGATAGCAGCATTTGTGCTAAATCAAGCAGGACATTACGAGGCGATCAACAGGAACTGCCCAAACTACTACTTGTCCTCTGAATCCGAGGCATTGTTCACAGAACGCCTCCCAAACCGGCCTACATACATTGTTGGACAGATTGTCCACATCGAGCGTCAAGCAGTGAAGCAGCCAAATTTGGCATCAAGTTCAATGTCAACATCGTCTTcaggaacaacaacaacaacaacaacaaacccTTATGGTCTTTCTTCAGGATGTGAATACTTCATAGTGACAATAGCAATGCTGCCTGACACTTCTATTCATCAACAAGCTTCCTGA